The following nucleotide sequence is from Spirochaetota bacterium.
GTCCGGGAATCTTTCGCGAACAGGATGACACCCGAGGTCTCCCTGTCGAGCCTGTGCACCGGCAGGAGGGCGCACCCCATTTTTCTTTCCATTATCCTGACGAGTGTGTTGTTAAAATATCTTCCCGCCGGGTGCACCGGCATGTTCCCGCTTTTGTCAAGGACCGCGAGCCATTGGTCCTCGAACAGTATTCCCACCCGATCGTCGACGGGGGGCTCCTCCACGCGCATGCCGGAGAACCGGATCCTGTCCCCGGCGCGCACCGTCCTGTGCGGATTCGTCATACAGGACTCGTTCAGGAAAATCCGCCCGCGTTTTATCTCCGCCTGCCAGGCGTTCCTGCTGAGGTACGTGTAACGGCGCGAGAGGTACGCGTCCATCCGCACGCCCCCGGATTCGGGCGCTACAACGGTTTCGACGCGCCGCTCGAACGAATTTTCGGATACTTCGATCATGCCGTGGAAGCGATACACCGGGCCCGGCATCATGGCAATATATTTTTACCGGGGAGAGGAGAATTCCGCCGGGCAGGCGGGACATCGAAAAAAACTGCTTGAAAATTGAACGCGCGCGGTGCTCGTAAGTCAATCACCCACGAGAGACCAATCACATGAACGCCTTACTCGAACAGCTCAACCAGCAGCAAAGGATCGCGGCAACCCACACCGAGGGGCCCCTTCTCATCTTCGCCGGCGCGGGTTCCGGAAAGACGCGCGTGATCACCTACCGCATCGCCTACCTCATCAGGGAGATGGGCGTTCCGCCCTACGACATATTCGCGGTCACCTTCACCAACAAGGCCGCGGGCGAAATGCGTTCGCGCATCGCCGACCTCATAGGGCCCATAGGCGAGAATGTTTTCATCAAGACGTTCCATTCGGCGGCGGTGTATATACTCAGGCGGTTCGGCGACGCCGCGGGCGTACCCCGCAACTTTTCCATTTACGACCAGAAGGACCAGGAATCGCTGGTAAAAGATATCCTCGTGGAAATGCGCCTGGATCCCAAGAAGATCAAGCCCTCGGCCGTCGTCTCCAGGATATCACAGATTAAGGACGGGTCCGATATACTGGAGGGCGGCGATATCTCCCGCGTCATGCCGAAAAACTTTCTCCACAACTTCGCCGAGGTCTTCGATGCCTACCAGGCGCGCCTGAGCGCGCAGAAGGCGCTGGATTTCAACGATCTCCTCATTCACACCGTGAAACTCCTGCGCGACCAGGAGGACGTGCGCGCCCAGCTCCAGCGCCGCTGGCGGTATTTCATGATCGACGAGTACCAGGACACCAATTACGCGCAGTACCTCATCGGGAAGCATCTCTCGTCCGCGACCCGCAATATCTGCGTCGTGGGGGACGACGACCAGTCCATCTACTCGTGGAGGGGCGCCGACATCCGCAACATCCTCAACTTCGAGAAGGATTTCGAGGACGCCCGCACCATCACCCTCGAGGAGAATTATCGGTCCACCTCCCAGATTCTCGATGTTGCCACCTCGGTGATAAAGAACAATCAAAACCGAAAGCCTAAGAATATCCGCGCCTTCCGGGGAGAGGGCGAGCCGGTCGTGTGGTGCCGCACCTACAACGAGTACGGCGAGGCCGAGTACGTCGTGAACAGCATCATCTCCCTCAAGAGGCGCGAGGGCCTAAAGAACGGCGATTTCGCCCTCTTCTACCGCACGAACGCCCAGTCCCGGGTGTTCGAGGAAGTGCTGCGCAGGGAGAACATTCCCTACCGCGTGGTGGGGGGCTTGAAATTTTATGACCGCAAGGAGATCAAGGATCTCGTCTGCTATCTCCGCCTGGTCGCGAATCCCGACGATTCGGTCGCGCTCATGCGCATAATAAATGTTCCGGCGCGGGGAATAGGCGCCGCGACCATCGAGCGCATTCGCGACACTGCCTATACCGAAAACATCTCGGACTGGGAGGTCATCAAGCGATCCCTCCCCCTCAAGGGAAAGCTTCCCGCGGGACTGGTCCAGTTCCGCGAGATGATCGAGCGCGGCATTGAACTGGCCGCGAAACCGGAAGGCGAATTCAAACTCTCCGGGCTGGTCGAGGAAATGGTCACCCTCTCCGGTTACCGCACGTGCCTCGAAGAGGAAAAGACGCTGGAAAGCCGCTCCCGGATCGAGAATATCGAGGAGTTCCTGAACAGCGTGTTCGATTACGAGTCGAGAAATCCGGCGGCGACGCTGGACCAGTTTTTACAGGAGATTTCCCTTCTCACCTCCGAGGATTCTCCTGAGGATGGAAACGTGACGGCGAATCCGGTCACGCTCATGACCGTCCATATCGCCAAGGGTCTCGAGTTCCCGGTCGTCTTTCTCACGGGAATGGAGGAGGGCACGTTTCCGCACAGCATGTCGAGCGATACCGACGAGGAGATCGAAGAGGAGCGCAGGCTCTGCTACGTGGGCATCACCCGCGCAAAGGACCGCGTTTTCATCACCTCCGCGGAGGTGCGGCGCAGTTACGCCGGGGTAGATTACCGCAGTCCTTCCCGTTTTATTCTCGAGATACCGCCCGCGCTTTTAACGATCTCCGAATTCGTGCAGCAGGGATACTCCCCGACCAGGCAGAGCCGTTTTGAGTTCGGAGAACCGTCCGCCCCACGCCCGGGCAAGCCCGCTCCCGGCCCCGCGCCGTCCCCGTCGCAGTCGTTGAAATTCCGCGTCCGGGACCAGGTCCTCCACCCGAAATACGGGCAAGGCCGGATAACGGCAATAGAGGGAAGCGGCGACAACGTGCGCCTCACCATAAACTTCCTGTCGGGGGGCACGAAAACGTTCATGGAAAAATATACCCCGCTCGAAAAAATGAGGGGCTAAATTATTGCTTGACATTGAGCTTGTCAGGCACAGAAGATTAGGGTGTCGGATAAATCCAAGAGGGCACGTTTCTATAAAGAGCCAAACTGACCGCAGGAGCCGGTGATGGACAACACGCACAAAGTCTCATTTGAATATATCGAGGATATCCCCGTCATGGTCATCGAGGGGGATATGACGTCGGAAGCCGACAGCGACGTGATGAAGACATACCAGAAGATTAAAGAGAAAAACGCTCCCAAGAGTGTGGTTATAAATTTCGAAAAAACCAATTACATCAATTCCGCGGGAATCGCAACCCTCATCAACATCATCCAGGACATTGGAGAAATAGGCGGGAAAATCAGCATCGCCGGTCTTTCCACGCATTTCCAGAAGGTGATGGATATCGTCGGGATTTCCGACTTCGTCGACATCTACAATACCGACTACGATGCCATCCGGGAGATCAAAACCGCCAAATAGTCCCTGGCGCTTCAGGGTCTCCAGATTTACAAAATCAAGACCAAGTTTTTTATTTTGCGCTGCGCGCCGATTCTCACCCGCCGAGTGGAGTTTGCGCGTTGGTGGTAAACGCGGATTTCATCTCTTCGATGGAATACACGATCCTGCACGGCGGGATACTCTGCAGGAATACCTTTCCATATCCCTTGGAAAGAATGCGCGAATCCAGGACCGCAACGATTCCCCGGTCCCCTCTTCCCCTGATGAGCCTGCCGAATCCCTGCCTGAATTTGATGACCGCGTTGGGAACCTGGTATGCGTAGAAGGGATTCTGTCCCCGCGCCTCGAGCCTTTCGATCTTTACCTCTATCATGGGCCGATCCGGTACGCTGAAGGGAAGCCGCATGAGTATGACCCCGCGGACGAGATCGCCCGGGAGGTCGACCCCCTGCCAGAATGAATGCGTTCCCATGAGAACCGACCCCGGGGTATTCAGGTACAGTTCCAGCGCCTCCGGGGCAGGGTACTCACCCTGCGCGAATATCGGGTGTCCGATATTGCCGCTCAATTCGTACTTCACCTCATCCAGCATCTTATATGAGGTGAAGAGCATGAGGCAGTTCCCGTCCAGGTGGCGGATCACCTCCGCCGCGATCTTTGCCGATCCCGCGGCGAAGTTTGCGCCCCCGGGTTCATCCCCGCCCCTTTGGAGATACAACACCACCTGTTCCTTGTAATCGAAGGGAGATTGCAGCAGGAGATGCCGGTAGGACGGAATACCGAGCCTGTTCGCGATGAACGAAAAGTCCCTGTTCACGGTGAGCGTTGCGGAGACGAATATGCAGGATTCATAGTACGATGATACCTCGCGCTCGAGGATAGGCGCGACGTCTACCGGCTGTCCCTTGATCTCGATATCGCCCAGGATCTCGTCCTCCCTGCGCTCCAGCCAGTATACGTAGTCATCGGACGAATTGGAGACCGCGGAAGCCAGGTTTTCGATCGCCGTGAACAGCCTGCTGCGCGCGATGTCGTATTCCACCCTGACGAATGAATCGTCTATCTCTTCCTCCATCTCTTCGACCAGGCGGTACAAATCCCGGCAGGCCGACACGAGATCCTTTCCCTCGGCAAGGGGCTCGCGCAGACGCGCACTCAGCCTCTGGCCCGTAAGCCGCGGGCGGAGCCCCTCGAAAAATCCGCCCAGCTCCAAGGCGATGCCGTTGATCCGGCTGATCGCCTTTTTCCTCACCGCCGCCGATGAAACGGATGAGAGAATGTGCCGCTTCGTGCCGCGGCGGTAAAACCGCGAAAGCACATCCGTGATATCCGAATGACTCACCCCGAAACCGAGCTGGTCGCTGGCGATGTCTTCGAGCGCGTGCGCCTCATCGAATATGACCACGCCTATTCCGGGAAGGTAGGTACGGCCGGAGGCGATGTTCGCGAAAAAGAGGTAGTGATTCAGTATGAGGATATCGGCGCGCGCCCATTCCTTGCGCGCCTGCTGAAAGGCGCACCCCTGCCCGAACGGGCACGAATGCGGAGAGCAGGCGTCGGACTCCCTGCATATCATCGCCCAGAGCCCCGGGCGAAGCCGTACATCCATGCGGGTGAACACCTGCTCCGACTGGAAGCGTTCCCTGAGATCGTCGATCACGCCCAGGTCGTCGCGGGTGAATCTTCCCATGGCGAGCATGGCCTCGAAGCGCATACGGCACGGATAATTGGCGCCCCCCAGGCACAGCGCATGCGTGAAGTCGTCTTTACCCAGCCGCGCAAAAGCCTCCTTCACCAGCGGGATTTCCTTTTCGATGAGCTGCTTCTGCAGCGTTTTCGTCTCGGTGCTCACGGCGAGCTTCTTGCCGTGTTCCTTGCAGTAAAGGATCGCGGGGGCCAGATACGCTATGGTCTTCCCCACGCCCGTCCCCGCCTCTACGAGCCCGATCTCCTGGCCACACAGCACCTCCTCGATGAACCGCGCCATGCGCTCCTGTTCTTCGCGGTAGTCGAAACGCTCGTGCAGCGCGCTGAGTACGCCGTCCCTTCCGAATATCTCTTTCATCGGAGCCGAGGATTTGCTACTGAAAGGAATCTTCAAGCACTATTTATGCGTTCTATATACATCCGGATCGCAAAAGGACACCGGGAGTGCCGGTGTCCTTTTGCGATCGGGGTTAATCACGATTAAAATGTTATGCCCGCAGCCAGATACATGATGGGCGCCCAGGCCACATCCGCATCGTCCGTCCCGCCGACCGGCTGCGAGAGAAAGCCGCCGTCTATATGGAATATATACCCGCCTTCGATCATAATCTGAAGCTCTACGCTCAGGTTGAGCCCCATGCCGTCGGCCGAGAGGTCGGCATCGGCCGCGTCCAGGCCCGCGATCGTTTCCCGCGTCGAGTTGCGATAGCCGATATTCAGTCCGGGTTTAAGCGCAACGGTCGGTGAGAGCAGAAAGCGCGGTTTCATGGCGACACCGAATTCGTAAAAAGTCGCATCGGACTCCAGGCCTCCCGCTTTGAGGGTGGCTTTCGAATAGTTTCCATAAGCCCCGACCGCGAACTTGGGGGCGACGTACGCATCGGCGAACGCGCGTACGAGCAATCCGCTGCTCTTGTCGGCATCCACTGCGACAAGGTCCGAATCGATATTGATATTGCCGGGAAACCAGATACCCAGGGAAATGCCTAGGTCATACTCCTTGCCGGCGAAGCCCTTCCCCGCTTCCTTCTCCTCGGCGAATACCTGTGACAGGGTGACCCCGCACAGCACGAGCATGATCAATAAAACATGTTTAATAGTCTTCATGTTACCTCCCGTATAATATTGTTTATAA
It contains:
- a CDS encoding ATP-dependent DNA helicase PcrA, whose product is MNALLEQLNQQQRIAATHTEGPLLIFAGAGSGKTRVITYRIAYLIREMGVPPYDIFAVTFTNKAAGEMRSRIADLIGPIGENVFIKTFHSAAVYILRRFGDAAGVPRNFSIYDQKDQESLVKDILVEMRLDPKKIKPSAVVSRISQIKDGSDILEGGDISRVMPKNFLHNFAEVFDAYQARLSAQKALDFNDLLIHTVKLLRDQEDVRAQLQRRWRYFMIDEYQDTNYAQYLIGKHLSSATRNICVVGDDDQSIYSWRGADIRNILNFEKDFEDARTITLEENYRSTSQILDVATSVIKNNQNRKPKNIRAFRGEGEPVVWCRTYNEYGEAEYVVNSIISLKRREGLKNGDFALFYRTNAQSRVFEEVLRRENIPYRVVGGLKFYDRKEIKDLVCYLRLVANPDDSVALMRIINVPARGIGAATIERIRDTAYTENISDWEVIKRSLPLKGKLPAGLVQFREMIERGIELAAKPEGEFKLSGLVEEMVTLSGYRTCLEEEKTLESRSRIENIEEFLNSVFDYESRNPAATLDQFLQEISLLTSEDSPEDGNVTANPVTLMTVHIAKGLEFPVVFLTGMEEGTFPHSMSSDTDEEIEEERRLCYVGITRAKDRVFITSAEVRRSYAGVDYRSPSRFILEIPPALLTISEFVQQGYSPTRQSRFEFGEPSAPRPGKPAPGPAPSPSQSLKFRVRDQVLHPKYGQGRITAIEGSGDNVRLTINFLSGGTKTFMEKYTPLEKMRG
- a CDS encoding anti-sigma factor antagonist — protein: MDNTHKVSFEYIEDIPVMVIEGDMTSEADSDVMKTYQKIKEKNAPKSVVINFEKTNYINSAGIATLINIIQDIGEIGGKISIAGLSTHFQKVMDIVGISDFVDIYNTDYDAIREIKTAK
- a CDS encoding ATP-dependent DNA helicase; protein product: MKEIFGRDGVLSALHERFDYREEQERMARFIEEVLCGQEIGLVEAGTGVGKTIAYLAPAILYCKEHGKKLAVSTETKTLQKQLIEKEIPLVKEAFARLGKDDFTHALCLGGANYPCRMRFEAMLAMGRFTRDDLGVIDDLRERFQSEQVFTRMDVRLRPGLWAMICRESDACSPHSCPFGQGCAFQQARKEWARADILILNHYLFFANIASGRTYLPGIGVVIFDEAHALEDIASDQLGFGVSHSDITDVLSRFYRRGTKRHILSSVSSAAVRKKAISRINGIALELGGFFEGLRPRLTGQRLSARLREPLAEGKDLVSACRDLYRLVEEMEEEIDDSFVRVEYDIARSRLFTAIENLASAVSNSSDDYVYWLERREDEILGDIEIKGQPVDVAPILEREVSSYYESCIFVSATLTVNRDFSFIANRLGIPSYRHLLLQSPFDYKEQVVLYLQRGGDEPGGANFAAGSAKIAAEVIRHLDGNCLMLFTSYKMLDEVKYELSGNIGHPIFAQGEYPAPEALELYLNTPGSVLMGTHSFWQGVDLPGDLVRGVILMRLPFSVPDRPMIEVKIERLEARGQNPFYAYQVPNAVIKFRQGFGRLIRGRGDRGIVAVLDSRILSKGYGKVFLQSIPPCRIVYSIEEMKSAFTTNAQTPLGG